The following coding sequences lie in one Arachis hypogaea cultivar Tifrunner chromosome 9, arahy.Tifrunner.gnm2.J5K5, whole genome shotgun sequence genomic window:
- the LOC112712160 gene encoding protein trichome birefringence-like 36 — MAKPKLHLWSFLFFCSILHCTLSLINPEDEFSWLAMESEDVNLVQTRKSSWKKCDFSVGKWVFDESYPLYDPNCPYLSTAVTCQKNGRPDSDYEKWKWKPFGCSIPRFDALRFLGKMRRKRIMLVGDSIMRNQWESLVCLVQGVIPTGRKKVTYNGPSMAFHAMDFETSIEFFWAPLLVELKKGNQNKRVLHLDMIEDNARYWKGVDVLVFDSAHWWTHSGESSSWDYYMEGNRIITNMNPMVAYHKGLSTWARWVDLNLDPQRTRVFFRSMSPRHNRQNGWKCYNQRQPIQSFSHIHVPEPVVVLQAVLKRMRFPVYLQDITTMTAFRRDGHPSVYRKAISEEMKQKPGTGLSSDCSHWCLPGVPDIWNEMLSALL; from the exons ATGGCAAAACCAAAGCTTCACTTGTGGTCCTTTCTCTTCTTCTGCAGCATCTTGCACTGCACACTGTCACTAATCAACCCAGAGGATGAGTTCAGCTGGCTTGCCATGGAATCCGAAGATGTTAACTTGGTGCAAACCCGAAAAAGTTCTTGGAAGAAATGTGACTTTTCAGTTGGAAAATGGGTCTTTGATGAGTCTTACCCTCTCTATGATCCCAACTGTCCCTATCTCAGCACAGCAGTAACTTGTCAAAAGAATGGGAGGCCAGATTCTGACTATGAGAAGTGGAAGTGGAAGCCATTTGGCTGTTCCATCCCAAG GTTTGATGCACTGAGATTTCTTGGAAAAATGAGGAGAAAGAGAATAATGCTGGTTGGTGATTCCATAATGAGAAACCAATGGGAATCTCTTGTTTGTTTAGTTCAAGGAGTTATCCCAACTGGTAGGAAAAAAGTGACCTATAATGGTCCTTCAATGGCTTTCCATGCCATG GATTTTGAGACATCAATTGAGTTCTTCTGGGCACCACTCCTGGTAGAACTAAAGAAgggaaatcaaaataaaagagtTTTACATTTGGATATGATTGAAGACAATGCAAGGTACTGGAAAGGAGTTGATGTTCTGGTATTCGATTCGGCTCATTGGTGGACTCACTCTGGCGAATCAAGCTC ATGGGATTATTACATGGAGGGAAATAGGATCATCACAAACATGAATCCTATGGTTGCCTATCATAAAGGACTTAGCACATGGGCAAGGTGGGTGGATCTGAATTTGGACCCCCAAAGAACCCGAGTCTTTTTTCGAAGCATGTCACCTAGACATAACAG GCAAAATGGATGGAAATGCTACAATCAGAGGCAGCCTATACAATCTTTTAGCCACATACATGTTCCTGAACCAGTGGTAGTGCTACAAGCAGTGCTGAAAAGAATGAGATTTCCAGTGTACCTGCAAGATATTACAACAATGACTGCATTCCGAAGAGATGGACATCCCTCGGTGTATAGAAAGGCAATTAGCGAAGAAATGAAGCAGAAACCAGGTACCGGCCTTTCCTCTGATTGCAGCCATTGGTGCCTCCCTGGGGTGCCTGACATTTGGAATGAAATGCTGAGTGCATTGCTTTAG